Within Phenylobacterium soli, the genomic segment CTCATCAGAGGTGGAATCGACAGTCGCCATTTCGGGTCTCCTGCTGGCGTTTTTGACTTCGAAGAATCCCACGGCAGCGCTTGAAAGTCCAGCATTTTCATGCTACGAAGTAGGCGCTTTCGGTGGATACCCAATCCCCGCCAACCACTTCCTGTTCAGCCATTGCTTCATCAGGACGGCCATCAGGACCACGAGCCCCGCAAGGCTCGCGATCCAGAAGCCAAGGCCGAGGATGATGGCGCTCATCGCAGACCCCTCTCGCAGAGCGCCTGTTCCTCGGCTCTCCTGGCGACCAGACCGGGCAGCTTCTTCTTTCCAGCGAAGACGTAGAGCCTCAGCGCTCCACACGCCTCTCCCAAGCGGCCGGCGCGCGCTAGCTGCGCCACCCGCGAAGCGCAGAAACCCGCGCTGCCGATGTTGTACGAAAAGGACAGGAACGCGGCTCGCGTATCGGTCGGCAGGTTCTCAGGCAGACAGTGGGCGACTTCCAGGCCGTGTTGAACGAGCGCCTGGGCCGTCATCTGCTCGCATTGCTCGTCGGTATAGGTCTTGCCCGCCACAACCCCCTTCGTCACCCCGGCACAGGCCGTAGGGATCTCTACCGGGTCGCTGTAGGTCTTCGTGACCCAGCCCTCGCGATTGACCACCAGCGGCGCAGCGATGGCGGCCGATGCGAAGACCGCCGCCATGACGCCCGCGGCTTTCTGGCCCCGGCTAGCCATTCGGAGGCCGCTCCGAGGACGAGGCGAGGCCCAGCATGGCCCCTACGCTCGTCAGGATCGCCGCTAGCCCCAGCGCAAAGCTCTGGAAGTCCATGGGCGAGTGATTGATCGCCACGCTATGGATCGGGAGCCAGAGGTATTCCACCGTGCCCGCGAGCGCGATCATGCGCTTGGCGTCCAAGGTCTCGTTGTCGCGCTCCGTGACCAGATGCCTCAGCCAGGCGGGGAATAGCCAGCCCTTGATGCGCTGCCAGATCATGCGGCCCTCCTGTCCGCGCCATCGCCCGAGTAGCGGTCGCGAAGGCGCAGCATCGAGATCGCCTCGAAGTCCACGATCTGGCCGCCCCAGACGGTCAGCATCAGACAGCCCCACCACCAGCCCCCCGGCCCGGTCATGGCGTAGGACTCGTATTCTCCCCAGGGCAGCGCGCACCCCGCCTGGATGACGCTGATGCGCTCCTGGTGGCCCATCTTGGCGTCGTTGAAGACCTGAAGCTGATGAGTGTGCCCGTGGACCAGGGCGGAGGTCAGCATGGCCCCGGCGCGGTGTGTGGCGGTCTTGCCCCCCATCGGGCGCCCCATGCCGTTGATCGGTGCGTGGGTGAACGCTACGCCCTCGACATAGGCCAGCTCACCGAAGGGGCGCTCCCGCCAGCCGAATTGCAGCAAGTGCTCGGCGTAGGTGTGGGTATGCGTCCCCTCGCTCTCGGGGTGCTCGTTCTCGAAGGCCCAGAGGCGCTGTTCGTGGTTGCCGCGGGTCTTGATCCGCTTGGGCTTCCAGTCCGCCGCCCTGCCCGCCTCGAAGGCTTGAAGGCTGGCAAGGTGGTTGTCCAGATCGGCCCGAATGGATGGCTTCAGGCGGCCTCTTAGGGTATCGTTCTTGTCGTGGCGCGAGCAGCTATCGAACGTGCCCGCATCGCCCAGATCGACCACAACGGACGGCCGGCGCTCGGAGCCCAGGCGTGCTATCCACGTCGTGCAGGCCAGGCGGTGCTCGTGCCGGGGGTCGTTGTGTCGGTCGGGGATCACCAGCACTTGCACAGGCTCGCCGCTCGGGACCGCGAGGGACGGCTCTGGCGCGGGGGCCTCCCGCAGCATCACGCTCGGGGTGGGCTGCTGGGGTCGGGCCGGCCGGTAAAGCGTCCAGTCCGGCTCCAGCCCGTAGTTCTTCCTCGCCGCCTCGACCCGGTTGGCGAAGGCATGGACGGTGTTGATCCAGCCGTCTTCCAGGGCCTGTCTTGCGGCGGCCTCGACGGCTGACTTTCCCCCCCCGAACCCCAGGGGAACACATCCGGCGCGTAGCTGGGCCTCGACGCGGGCGACGGCCTCTTCGGCAAGCTCCCTGCGGAGCGGGGGGGTGGGCATCAGGCCTCGCTATCCGCGGCGACCTCGGGGAGGCCCGGGAGAAGTCTCGTGCGCTTGCGTCCCCGCCGAAGCGGGAGCGGCGTCAGGAGGTGGGGGTGGGATGCGACCCAGGCGCGGCGCTTCTCGACGTAGGCCGAGTGCAGCAGCCGGGCAGTCGCGGGCCAGGCGTTGTCGATCATGCCTGAATGGCCTCGCAGCAGAGGTCGCCGGGAGCGCGCCATTGAAGCGGCGTCGAGGTGTCCAGCGCCCGCGTCGCGCAGGCCGCAAGCCACATGACGATGAGGACAACCAGCGCTCTCATGGCGCTATGATCACCCCGCCTCGTTGCGCCTCAGCCAAACGCTAGGGCTGGGCTCCGAACAGAGCGGCAATGCGGCTTTTGATGAGCCACCAGATCACGGCGATGAAGACCCCAGCCGTTGTGATGGCGACCTTGGCCCGGTCCTTGAGGATGTCGTAGGCCAGCACCTTCGCCTTGATCGCCCCCACGTCGGTTTTCAGGGACGCCAGTTCCTCAAACAGCTCGTCCAGGCGCTCATGCACGGTCTGTCTAGGAGGCATGACACGGCCCTGATTTCGTGGTTATCTGGCCCGAATGGCAAAAGACTGGACGGACGCCGAGTTCGAGGTCGTCGGCAACCATTACCGCCCCGGTGAGCGTCACAGGGACCCCAAGCACAAGCGCTGGATTTTCACGGGCCGCGAAGACCTGTTCGGCCGCCCGCTCTGGTACAAGCCGCCTCGGTTTTCCAAGCTCGCGCTTTTCGCGGTCTTGTGCGCGATCTACCCTGGCGGGGCCATCGTGCTTTGGCTGGTTGTCTGGGCCGCTCACAAGCTTGCCTCCTACTGGCCCGGCTGAGTGAGGCCGGCGGCGGCCTGACCCGCTCCCGTCCCCATCGAGCGGCGCAGTACGTCCGACACATAGGCGGCGCGTTGGGCGGCATTCATGCGCTTGACGACCATGGGGAGGTCTTCCGCATTGTGGCTGGAGAGCACGGAGGCGATGGTCTCCGCGGACCCCTCCGGCATTGGGCTCTCCATGCCCATCCGGTGGATCGCCCGGACCAGCGCAATAGGGTTCATGCCCGCCGCCGCCGGGATCGCTTGAGCCACCCCTTCAAGCTGCGGGTCTGACGGCTCCATGGCGTTCAGGATCTGCCGCGCGGTCGTCGAGTTGCCGAACGCCGCGGCATTCGTTCCGTGCATGGTCTTTTCGGCCTGCATCGCGCGGTAGAAGTCCGCGAACGACTTGGCGTCCGGGAATAGCGCCTTGAAGCGCGCGAGTTGGTTCGGCTTGAGAAGGCCCGCCTGGTTGGCAGCGTCATAGGTGACGTTGGCATTCCCGAGCTTGGTTTGCAGCGCCTGAAGGGCTCCGAGGCGCATCATCTGGCGCTCGGATTCGGGCCGGGCGTCCAGGGCGGCGGACATCACCGGCACGTCTTCGCTAAGCAAGCCGCGCCCCTCTTCCAGCGCATCCTTCATCGCCGTGGGACCCGCGAACGCATCGCGAGCGGCCTTGTAGTCCGGGTTCAGCCCGTCCAGCTTGCCGACGAAACGGGAGAGATAGCCCTTGATCGCGCCTTGCTCGTTGGCCCCGATCCCTTGGACCTTGCCCTCTTTCACGAGATCGTCGAGACCCTGCTTCATCAGGTCAAGCGTGCGCCAGTCCAGCGTATTCGGCATTTTCTCCGGAAGGGGCTGAATGGCCTCGCTGCCGTCCGGTAGCTTGACAAACTCCTTCTCAGATATGCCGCGGGCTCTTGCGTACGCGTCGTTGAACAGCTTGGTTCCGGAGAACTCAGGAAGTTGGCCAACGTCTACCGGAGGCGCTTGATACGCCTTCGCGTATGCGGGTCCGGCCTGCGCCTTCCGCGCCGCGAGGATGCTGTCCAGCTCGCCGTAGTAGTCCTTGCCGCCAAGACCAAGGCCGGTCTGCGCCTGGTCGGAAATGCGCAGCGACGACGGGCGCACCAGCCACGTTCCCGTATCTGGATCGAAGACGCCATTTTGGCGAGGCGTGAGGTTTTCCTGGGCGATGGTCGCGCCGCGACCTGGCCGGTTGATCGCCGCACGCAGCAGGTCGCGCGCAGCCTCCCCCGTGTCAGCCAGCGTGCCGAATGGGCCGATGTTGCGAACCGCCGCCGCCATCTCCTCCGGCGTCATCTTCTGCCGCTCGGCCGCCCTCGCCAGACGCATGTAGGCGTCATCCACCTCGCTAGCCGGCGTCGTGAGATCGGAGCGTTGAGCCGTGACGAGGGCGGATTCCAGATCCCCCCGGTCGGGCTTCATGTCCGAAGCCTTGGGGTTCTCTCCACGCAGGATGCTCGCCAGCCGCTCGGCCTCAGCCTGGGCGGGCGTCTGCACTACGCGGCCGCCACGCACCGCATCGACGAGACGCCCACCCGTCGCGCGCCACGCTGTACCCGCCACATTAGACACGAGCGGCAACGCAGCTCCGGCCGCGCCCCCAAAGAGGCCGCCCGCCTCCGCGCCGCGAATACGCGACGGGTCGCTGGCCCCGCCCTCACCCATTCCGTAGCCATGCAGGCCGCCAATAGCGCCGCCCTCGACAGCTCCGGCCGCAATCCGGGGCAAGAGGCCCGGCGTAGAGCCAATGGGCGCCGCAGACTCCACAATGCGGCTAGCGGGCGCGAGGGCGGGAAGCATGGCCACCGTCCCCGCCAGACCGCCACCGATTTGCTCGGCCGTGCTCTCTTTTGGATGCGCCTCGTCGAACGTCTGGTCTCGGTAGCGCTGGAGGTTTTCCGCCGCCTTATATCGCTCGCCGAAGGTCGGCAGGTTGCCGATTTCCTGGCGAGGGTCGTACTGCATCAGCGCCTGCACAAGGGCCGGCGCCTTGCGTAGCGCCGGCTCCAGCGCCGGAGCGAGCAACGCAGCCGTAGCAGCATTGGCCTCATCGGCGAACGCTCCCAGCACGGGAACGCCCCGAGCGACGGCGCGCACGCGGTCAGTGACGGAGCTTCCTATGTCTCCAACAGTGCTGTTCGGAACCTGCTGAACCTTGCCCTGGGTATCGACGAAGAACTGGCCCTGATCCGGGAAATCCCCGGGATTGATCTGCGCCTTCGGCAGGCGCGCGGAGCCGGGAGCTGCTTGCGGGTCCAGCCCACCAGTCGCCGCGAGTTGCTGATAGGTCTGGGACTGCGCGGGGTTGAGGGGCTCGCCGGTTTGAGCGTTCGTCGGCTGGACGGCCTGCCCGCCGTTGAGCAGCGCCATCAATTCCTGATCGGAGAGCTTTGAAAGATCCGTCATGGAATGAGACCCAGCCGCTTGGCGCGCGCTTGCTGGGCGGGGCTCAGCGGCAACTTGCGACGCACAGCCTCAGCCAAAACAGCGTCCGCGCTGCCGGCCGGAGCATTCGCGCCGAGCGTTGGCGGACCGCCACCCTGGTCTGGCTGCGTCGAAGCCGCGCCCCACCCCATCTGATCGGCGAACGGCTGCGGGAAGACGTAGGTGTCAAACGCTCCTTCGCCATACAGCTTATCCACGCCCGGCTTAATCGACATGACGCGAGAGCGATAGGTCGTGTCCAGGTTCTTGTAGAGGTCGTTGGCCGTGCGATAGAGCTTGTCCCGCACGTCGGGCGTGAGCAGACCGCCGGATTGAAGGTACTGCGACAGGCTGCCGATGGAACCGGCGATGCCGTTCGACTTCATCTGAAGGTTCACGTCTTCGCCGCGAACCACCCCCTCGTCGATCAGCTTTTGCAGGCCGTTGACCATGGCGATGTCGCCGGTGCCGTTCTGCTGGCGATAGCCGGTCGTTACGGCGCCGTAGTTTTGGCGAACCTTCATGGCCGCATCCACGATGGGCTTCACCATCTCGGAATAGCGCATCGTCCCCTGCGCCACGTTCTGCGGCGCGGTGAGGTCGTACGGGCCGCCAGGAATAGGCGCGTAGTGACCGCCCGAGAACTGGTAGCCCGGCGGCGGGGTCTGAACACGCGTCGGGTCGGCGGGGCCGTTGCGCTGCGGCACAAGGCCGCCCTGCCCGTCCGACTGATAGCCCTCCGGGGGCTTGTAGACCGTGTTGCGGTTGCCGAGTGGACTCACGTCCTGTTGAACCCCAGCGGGAAGACCCCCGGCGGGGCCGTCGAGATGCTGCGTCATCGCCTCGCGCGGAACCGGAATGGCCGCAGTCGGCGCGCCGGCCGTGGGGTCCTTCGGCACGTAGAACGGCACGCCATTGATGATCTGCACCGTGGCTTCCACGGGCTGCGTCATCTTCTGGCGCATCTTGAGCGCTTCCTGCACGCCGACAGCGTGAGTGCGCGGGTCCATCAGCAAGCCTTGGACGTAATCGTATTCCTGCTGCGAGGGCTTCCAGGTGGGCCAACCCCCGGCCGCGGTCGCTTGGGGAGGAGTCGCGGCCGGGGGCGTCCCGCCAGCCGAGGGAGAGCTGCCCGGCGCGGAAGGGGGAGGAGGCGTCGGACCAGCCGAAGCCACCTGATAGGATTGGTTCGCCTGCTCCATGCTCGGCGAAATCTGCATCGGCCCCTGCGGCGCGGGGCCGGAGGTCATCTGCACGTCGGGCTGGCCGCCGAAGAAGACGTGCCGGCCGATGCGCTGCCCATTGCCCCTGGCCCACTCCGGGATCTGACGCCCGAGCTGGACTTGCAGGTCCGGGTTCAGGAAGTGGGTTGCGCCGTTCGTCGGATCGGGAGCCTGACCTGACAGCAGTTGGTCGGCCACGGCCTGCGCCGAGGCGTAGTCCTGCGGCCGGACACTGTTCGCGCGCGTGATGCCCTCGAACTGATGTGGGGCGTACACAACATCGGAGAGCGACTTGGCGCCGCCATATCCACTCTTGAGCCGGTTCAGCGCGACGTGACCCGCCGCGAGCATCCCCATCGGCCCCTCGCCGCCGGCTTCCGTGGCAATCATGCGGGTGAGAGCGTCGCGGTCCTGCGGCGAGAACAGGAGGCCAGTCGGTTGCGGTTGCTCCGGGGCTGGAGGCGGCTCCGGCGCGGGTTGAGGCGCCGGTTGCGGCGCAGCCTGCGGAACCGGCTGAGCCGGCTGGATGGCCGATTGCAGCGGCCCGAGCAGACGGGTCGTCTCGTCCTGCTGGTCGGCCTGCATCGCCTTGATAAGGGCGTCCTGGCCCTTGTTGTTGGCGCGCTGCATGATCGCCGTCGCCAGCAGCTTCGCCCCCAGCTCCCACGGCGAGCGGATGTTCTGCGCGCCCTCCGTCGTCAGGGTCTTGAGGGCGTCCGCCAGGTACTGGCTGCGGCGCAGCGCCTGTTGCGTCTGCGCGCCATAGGTATTGGCGAATTGCGCGGCGGCGAGCGGGTTCTGGTTGATGTCCACCGTAGGGCTGAGCGCAGCCATCTAGGCGGCCTCCAGTCCGTGGTAATTCACCCGCAGGTAGCCATCAGCGCCACGAACCACGAGGTCGGGGCGGACGCGCTTCAGTTCCTGCGCGATGACGCCGACGCGCTCCGGTCCGCCCCACTTGTAGCGGTAGGCGTAGAGCTTCACACCATCCTTGCGGCGACGCAGGAAGCGGACATCGGTCTTCAGTCGCGCGTCGGAGGCCATCAGCGCGGCAGAGCCGAGCGAGAACAACCCACCCATCAGGCCCGAGGAGGCCGCCTGCTTGGCCTGGGCGTTGGCGATCTGGCCCTGCTGGTTCAGCGCATAGGCGCCCAGCACGTCGGTCGGGGCGACCTGGCTTGGGGTGTACTGCACGCCGGTCGGCATCGAGACCTGGCTCATGCCGAGCAGCGAGCTTAGCTGATTGATCGGCTCATTCTGAATGTACGCCCGCTCTTGCAGCGCCTGCTGACGGGCGGTGTTGTTCTGCTGGGCCGCTGCGATGCGGGCCTGAAGCTGGAGCGCCGCAGCGTCCTTGTCTTCCCCAAAGCGCTGCGCCTCGGCCTGGTTGCCGAACGCCGCCACGCCCTGGTTCTGGGTGTACTGCTGGCCCGCTGCGGTGTTGTGGAACTGGCCCTGCTGGACCTGACGCCCGAACAGAGAGTTCGCCGCGTCCTCGCCAGCGCCGATGGCCGAGTATTGCGCCTGATTGTAGGCGTCGTTCTTGCCCTGCTGGAAGTTCATCAGGGCGGTCTTGTAGGCGTCGGAGTTCTCCGATAGGCCCTGGTTCGCTAGCCGCGTGCGCAGGGCGTTCTCTTCCTGTGAGAAGCGCGGATCGAGGCGCGAGGTCGCCTGGCCATACACTGCGTCGATGGCCTGCTGGCGCGCAGCGTTGAGGTCGCCGCCGACATCGCCTTGGATCGGCTGGCCCTGGTCGAAGCTCGTGGTGATCTGGCCCGGCGCGAGGCGGTTCACCTCCTCGCCGAAGTTGTGGCCATAGCGAAGCTGCGGCAGACCCGAGGTATCGAGCGGCGTTCCGAGAGCGCTGCTGACGCGGCCGAGCTGGTCGATGCCGACGCCAAGCGCGCCCTGCTGGATCTTGTTCGTGGAGTCGTAGAGCGCCTGTTCGGCGGGCGAGAGCGTGGTGGTCTGAGAATAGCCACCCGGCGCGTTCGGATCGGCGGCGTAGGTCACGGACCCGTTGGGACCGTGGGTATTAATGAGATTCAGTCTCTGCTGTTCACGAGCCGTCTCTATATTGGCTTGCGACTGCGCCTGTGCCGTCGCAACCGGATCTACCGGAGTGACCTGTGCGCCGCCCTTTTTGCTAATCGCTCACTCTCCCGCGCCCTCGGGTCGTCGTTCGGGACCGCCGAGGGCTCGTCGCGGGAAATCGCGGTGTCGCGGCCGGTCAGGCTCGCATTGTCACGCGGCGATGGAGGTTCTCAGTGAGGCGCGCGCCCACCTGGTTTGCTGCCACTCCCGCTTCAGGAGGCGGTAGATGACGGCATTCTTGCCGGGGCCGAAGCCATCGGTCGCCACACCCTCTCGCCGGAAGCCGAAGCGCTCGACAAAGGTCCGGCTCGGCGCGTTCGTCATCTCGACGACCGCCATGGCCCGGTTGCAGCCCAGCGTGTCGTACACGTAGCCCATCAGGTCCCGGATCAGGCTCGGGTGCAGCCACTTTGGCGTGTCGGCGGCGAAGCTTAACTCG encodes:
- a CDS encoding tail fiber domain-containing protein: MTYAADPNAPGGYSQTTTLSPAEQALYDSTNKIQQGALGVGIDQLGRVSSALGTPLDTSGLPQLRYGHNFGEEVNRLAPGQITTSFDQGQPIQGDVGGDLNAARQQAIDAVYGQATSRLDPRFSQEENALRTRLANQGLSENSDAYKTALMNFQQGKNDAYNQAQYSAIGAGEDAANSLFGRQVQQGQFHNTAAGQQYTQNQGVAAFGNQAEAQRFGEDKDAAALQLQARIAAAQQNNTARQQALQERAYIQNEPINQLSSLLGMSQVSMPTGVQYTPSQVAPTDVLGAYALNQQGQIANAQAKQAASSGLMGGLFSLGSAALMASDARLKTDVRFLRRRKDGVKLYAYRYKWGGPERVGVIAQELKRVRPDLVVRGADGYLRVNYHGLEAA
- a CDS encoding GNAT family N-acetyltransferase gives rise to the protein MKLLYGHAEEVAAWVGWRIPLTAKRLERNRTLNPFGLCQAIGVLDRNNVLIAGVVYHNWDPDCQSIELSFAADTPKWLHPSLIRDLMGYVYDTLGCNRAMAVVEMTNAPSRTFVERFGFRREGVATDGFGPGKNAVIYRLLKREWQQTRWARASLRTSIAA
- a CDS encoding cell wall hydrolase; amino-acid sequence: MAALSPTVDINQNPLAAAQFANTYGAQTQQALRRSQYLADALKTLTTEGAQNIRSPWELGAKLLATAIMQRANNKGQDALIKAMQADQQDETTRLLGPLQSAIQPAQPVPQAAPQPAPQPAPEPPPAPEQPQPTGLLFSPQDRDALTRMIATEAGGEGPMGMLAAGHVALNRLKSGYGGAKSLSDVVYAPHQFEGITRANSVRPQDYASAQAVADQLLSGQAPDPTNGATHFLNPDLQVQLGRQIPEWARGNGQRIGRHVFFGGQPDVQMTSGPAPQGPMQISPSMEQANQSYQVASAGPTPPPPSAPGSSPSAGGTPPAATPPQATAAGGWPTWKPSQQEYDYVQGLLMDPRTHAVGVQEALKMRQKMTQPVEATVQIINGVPFYVPKDPTAGAPTAAIPVPREAMTQHLDGPAGGLPAGVQQDVSPLGNRNTVYKPPEGYQSDGQGGLVPQRNGPADPTRVQTPPPGYQFSGGHYAPIPGGPYDLTAPQNVAQGTMRYSEMVKPIVDAAMKVRQNYGAVTTGYRQQNGTGDIAMVNGLQKLIDEGVVRGEDVNLQMKSNGIAGSIGSLSQYLQSGGLLTPDVRDKLYRTANDLYKNLDTTYRSRVMSIKPGVDKLYGEGAFDTYVFPQPFADQMGWGAASTQPDQGGGPPTLGANAPAGSADAVLAEAVRRKLPLSPAQQARAKRLGLIP
- a CDS encoding lysozyme; amino-acid sequence: MAAVFASAAIAAPLVVNREGWVTKTYSDPVEIPTACAGVTKGVVAGKTYTDEQCEQMTAQALVQHGLEVAHCLPENLPTDTRAAFLSFSYNIGSAGFCASRVAQLARAGRLGEACGALRLYVFAGKKKLPGLVARRAEEQALCERGLR